Proteins from one Malaya genurostris strain Urasoe2022 chromosome 2, Malgen_1.1, whole genome shotgun sequence genomic window:
- the LOC131427301 gene encoding dihydroxyacetone phosphate acyltransferase, producing the protein MSDLAGEPSPSSSKTHHVNGGPAPASQYQNGGTLERNYLDHYKNLLGPGMSHLTDMTKRYSPAHPYPKDVHVTPSELKKLVMNSERIQMLIRRESEGDSKKKTEIVNAIRAILNEIGLDESLPTIRTLGTILNFIFGRILSGLYVNETRLKQLKSKFGGQTVLYLPSHRSYGDFILMSYVSFCYNIAIPGIAAGMDFHAMAFMGSILRNTGAFYMRRSFGNDQTYWSIFKEYMRQLVRAYDRGVEFFIEGTRSRSNKALTPKIGLLSMALEPLFMGEIPDVLVVPVSLSYDRPLEEHLFVYELLGVPKPKESTKGLLKAMSILKENYGSIYFEFGEAISAKEYFGSQLDRQRHAMNPSHVQTLSKSELGMIQNLAFDVVHLQQEKIVLTTFHLISIYYNYQKYLGQSITLPELVEGLSSMLDMFKDLGAITTVQKTGDVDTDNQLIETSIAEALNVHRNILQLTSDQILVIATTHHDFNEVDKRKLKGHNLSDVVMRLSVPIFTLQLYSNPCLHWLVEPALVLLTIKNLSSGEEVHQDQLRQAVGELRNLFASEFVFHVRREARDFDLAVEHLMRFGLLIRGTTDEMVRLSANSNHGNVYLSSIGPFVCCYMQVTAVLCNQLSEPFKEKDYLAKVQEHIEQLLLRKEKNVHPYCLSLDSINLALHSLVTLGAINKTKENDITIFTVDTVRIREINGMLQKYCDLLPFEYLTFQGAVVTESKL; encoded by the exons ATGAGTGATCTTGCCGGCGAACCGAGCCCGAGCTCCAGCAAAACGCATCACGTCAACGGAGGACCAGCACCAGCCAGCCAGTACCAGAATGGAGGAACTCTCGAGCGGAACTATTTGGATCATTACAAAAATCTGCTCGGACCCGGCATGAGCCACCTGACCGATATGACCAAACGGTACAGTCCGGCGCATCCGTACCCGAAGGACGTGCACGTAACACCGTCGGAGTTGAAGAAGCTAGTCATGAATAGCGAGAGGATTCAGATGTTGATCAGGCGG GAATCGGAAGGAGATTCTAAGAAGAAAACCGAAATCGTCAACGCTATCCGGGCGATTCTGAACGAAATCGGTTTGGACGAAAGTTTGCCCACCATTCGTACGCTGGGAAcgatcctgaatttcattttcggTCGCATTCTCAGCGGCCTGTACGTAAACGAAACCAGGCTCAAGCAG CTCAAATCGAAATTCGGCGGCCAGACGGTCCTGTACCTTCCCAGTCACCGAAGCTACGGGGACTTTATTCTGATGTCGTACGTTTCGTTCTGCTACAACATTGCCATCCCGGGAATCGCAGCCGGTATGGATTTCCACGCGATGGCCTTCATGGGTAGCATCCTGCGCAATACGGGTGCATTCTACATGCGCCGTAGTTTCGGCAACGATCAAACCTACTGGTCAATTTTCAAGGAGTACATGCGCCAACTGGTCCGGGCATACGACCGGGGTGTGGAGTTTTTCATCGAAGGTACCCGAAGCAGAAGCAACAAGGCGTTGACGCCGAAGATCGGTCTGCTGTCGATGGCCCTGGAACCACTGTTCATGGGAGAGATTCCCGATGTACTGGTCGTTCCCGTCAGTTTGTCGTACGACAGACCCCTGGAAGAGCATTTGTTTGTGTATGAACTGTTGGGCGTTCCCAAACCGAAGGAATCCACCAAAGGTCTTCTGAAGGCAATGAGCATCTTGAAGGAAAATTACGGTTCCATTTATTTCGAGTTCGGAGAAGCAATTTCGGCGAAGGAATACTTCGGTAGTCAGCTTGACCGACAGCGGCATGCGATGAACCCGAGTCACGTGCAAACCTTGTCCAAATCCGAACTGGGGATGATTCAGAATCTTGCCTTCGACGTGGTTCATCTACAGCAGGAAAAAATCGTATTAACCACATTCCACCTGATATCAATTTACTATAACTATCAAAAGTATCTCGGCCAATCCATCACCCTGCCGGAACTGGTGGAAGGGCTCAGCAGCATGCTGGATATGTTCAAGGATCTCGGAGCAATCACGACAGTGCAGAAAACCGGTGATGTCGACACTGACAACCAACTAATAGAAACTAGCATCGCCGAAGCACTAAACGTACATCGAAACATTCTACAGCTAACCTCGGATCAGATCCTGGTGATCGCTACTACCCATCACGATTTCAACGAGGTTGACAAACGAAAACTTAAAGGACACAACCTGTCGGATGTTGTCATGAGATTATCGGTGCCAATTTTCACTCTTCAACTGTATTCTAATCCTTGTCTACACTGGCTAGTGGAACCCGCACTTGTGCTGCTGACCATCAAGAATCTATCATCGGGTGAAGAAGTCCATCAGGATCAGCTGAGACAAGCAGTCGGAGAGTTGCGGAATCTATTCGCTAGTGAATTCGTATTCCACGTACGAAGGGAAGCACGAGATTTCGATCTAGCCGTGGAGCATTTAATGCGCTTCGGGCTATTGATCCGGGGGACAACGGACGAGATGGTCCGATTGTCAGCCAATTCTAATCACGGAAACGTATACCTAAGTTCTATTGGACCGTTTGTCTGCTGTTACATGCAGGTTACAGCAGTGCTGTGCAATCAA CTTTCGGAACCCTTCAAAGAAAAGGACTACCTTGCCAAAGTACAAGAACACATCGAACAGCTGTTGCTGAGGAAGGAGAAAAATGTGCATCCCTACTGTCTCTCGTTGGACAGCATCAATCTAGCACTGCACTCACTAGTCACCCTAGGGGCCATCAACAAGACAAAAGA AAATGACATCACAATCTTCACCGTGGACACCGTTCGCATCCGGGAGATCAACGGAATGCTGCAGAAATACTGTGACTTGCTACCGTTCGAGTATCTGACCTTCCAGGGAGCGGTGGTAACGGAATCCAAATTGTAG
- the LOC131430574 gene encoding large ribosomal subunit protein eL6 gives MAPTKEKAAAAPKGEKKVKKMHKFKNALLADGVRRFAKGKQLQRKKMYSLKSLKKVRTEKPKVAITIVKKIGGAKNGGERKVLVKKNKGYLPTKSIVRKRTGKRCFRNHKRNTRKSLTKGKVLILLAGRHKGKRVVLLKVLKSGLLLVNGPFALNCCPLRRISQNYVIATKTRVNLKNFKVPKHINDTYFRRVVKKKNTRAERDIFAEKVEKYVPSEQRKTDQKTVDEALLKAIKAHPEANVVKRYLKSMFSLRTNQFPHRMQF, from the coding sequence ATGGCCCCGACTAAAGAAAAGGCCGCCGCGGCTCCGAAGGGCGAGAAAAAGGTCAAAAAGATGCACAAATTTAAGAATGCTCTGCTGGCCGATGGAGTGCGTCGTTTTGCAAAGGGCAAACAGTTGCAGCGTAAGAAAATGTACTCTTTGAAGAGTCTGAAGAAAGTGCGTACCGAGAAACCCAAAGTCGCCATTACTATTGTGAAGAAGATCGGCGGAGCTAAAAACGGTGGTGAGCGTAAAGTTTTAGTGAAGAAAAACAAGGGCTATCTGCCAACCAAGAGCATCGTTCGCAAGCGTACCGGAAAGCGCTGTTTCCGCAACCACAAGCGCAACACCCGTAAATCACTGACGAAGGGAAAGGTGCTGATTCTGCTGGCCGGTCGCCATAAGGGAAAGCGTGTTGTCCTGCTGAAGGTCCTGAAGTCGGGACTGTTGTTGGTCAACGGTCCATTCGCCCTGAACTGCTGTCCACTGCGTCGCATCTCGCAGAACTACGTGATTGCAACCAAGACCCGGGTgaatttgaaaaacttcaagGTGCCGAAACACATCAACGATACCTACTTCCGTAGAGTGGTGAAAAAGAAGAACACCCGTGCCGAACGAGACATTTTCGCCGAGAAGGTAGAGAAATACGTTCCATCAGAGCAGCGCAAAACGGACCAGAAGACCGTTGATGAGGCACTCCTGAAGGCTATCAAGGCCCACCCGGAAGCCAACGTAGTGAAGCGCTATCTGAAGTCGATGTTTTCGCTCCGGACAAATCAGTTTCCGCATCGTATGCAGTTCTAA
- the LOC131429502 gene encoding small ribosomal subunit protein uS3: MYNVVSKKRRFVANGMFRAELNEFLTRELAEDGYSGVEVRVTPTRTEIIIMATRTQNVLGEKGRRIRELTAVVQKRFGFTPGTVELYAEKVATRGLCAIAQAESLRYKLIGGLAVRRACYGVLRFIMESGAKGCEVVVSGKLRGQRAKSMKFVDGLMIHSGDPCNDYVDTATRHVLLRQGVLGIKVKIMLPWDPNGKIGPKKPLPDNVSVVEPKDEIMYSTPRSDPKNKPTMELAEVVEPVAS, from the exons ATGTATAACGTTGTGTCGAAAAAACGCCGG ttCGTTGCCAATGGCATGTTCCGTGCTGAGTTGAACGAATTTTTGACACGTGAACTGGCAGAGGATGGCTATTCCGGTGTGGAGGTACGTGTAACTCCAACTAGAACTGAAATTATTATTATGGCCACTCGCACCCAGAATGTGCTGGGAGAGAAGGGACGTCGTATTCGAGAACTGACTGCCGTTGTCCAAAAGAG GTTCGGTTTTACCCCAGGAACTGTTGAATTGTATGCCGAGAAGGTTGCCACCCGTGGTTTGTGCGCCATCGCACAGGCCGAATCGCTCCGTTACAAACTGATCGGTGGACTGGCTGTGCGCCGTGCGTGCTATGGAGTGCTACGATTCATCATGGAATCCGGTGCCAAGGGTTGCGAGGTTGTCGTTTCGGGTAAGCTGCGGGGTCAGCGTGCCAAATCGATGAAATTCGTCGATGGTTTGATGATCCATTCCGGAGATCCGTGCAACGACTATGTCGACACGGCCACCCGTCACGTCCTGTTGCGTCAGGGAGTGCTgggaatcaaagtgaaaattatgCTCCCGTGGGATCCGAATGGCAAAATCGGTCCGAAGAAGCCACTGCCGGATAACGTTTCGGTGGTCGAACCCAAGGACGAAATTATGTACAGCACACCGCGAAGCGACCCCAAGAACAAGCCAACGATGGAACTGGCCGAAGTCGTGGAACCGGTGGCCAGCTAA
- the LOC131429501 gene encoding ribosomal protein S6 kinase delta-1 isoform X1 encodes MEFRIRKPLTWMHHFIISETRRQNGYTIYKITSIVFPLSLPEGLTSVTSWKRFSDVKKLYKELSQKHRERHLYGRIPAPTEKTYFKRFDPKVIEERKKYILELLDFAGQDPVLYLSHAFVKFFEQGISPEGSPVKGGNIAAICEDLAIPLPTEIALIDPTRDENENSGEPAEKHLVESMNSGDAVQTENESTEEPILTQPSSSAPPGVEPAVVNTSEQQKITNDQESSMDYIVEAAMVFSRAAQAEANGNYRIAFSEYKAGIDKLLSGAKNDENITRKTMAKEKTCKYVARAEEIYEKYLLHQEGDEILSPISVDNPSSPIQLLERPLNYLSRYKVVRVIEGRIMQVQDVTDKTFYIMKGIRKPPGGFSQAFFLPHDVPYMVPLAAYFQSESSLFLLLKLICGGKLWDYILSYRQPEGLVVETEDVETAVEETSPEPEIKTNESSNTSESSQTTGYDSGFIDLVNDYNSKSSLDSPAAETEQVPEKIEEGLEAVSIDEVDRAEAPLGEPSSSSSGYITSFDVLSKDMDVTDLVSCSQQLLKAVSHTLEQSQKQPPEITRVAATEKPEQSQSLTGAISRPQIDTSQLELRDGAEAHPLPEGCIKRWISELIIAVDALHFNGIICGDLTMDNLLLGAEGQLMLTYFYRKEKFPNATTLTTQLRQDAVQKLYVAPERPLQAKSDFWSIGVILFEMLTRKSFQSCHPAGLLCYHEIQYPEGVNISDEAKELLDGLLQSLPEHRSDFKEIIACSFFHTIDWSDVKRLGHT; translated from the exons ATGGAGTTTCGAATAAGAAAACCTTTAACCTGGATGCATCATTTTATCATAAGTGAAACAAGAAGACAGAATGGATACACCATCTacaaaattacatcaata GTCTTTCCTCTTTCCCTACCGGAGGGGCTTACCAGTGTCACCTCATGGAAGCGATTCAGCGACGTGAAAAAACTGTACAAGGAGCTGTCCCAAAAGCATCGCGAGCGACACCTTTACGGACGGATCCCCGCCCCGACGGAGAAAACCTATTTCAAAAGATTCGATCCGAAAGTGATTGAGGAACGCAAAAAGTACATTCTCGAATTACTGGATTTCGCCGGACAGGACCCGGTCCTGTATCTgtcgcatgcttttgtgaagttCTTTGAGCAGGGTATTTCACCGGAAGGTTCTCCCGTGAAAGGAGGCAACATTGCGGCCATTTGCGAAGATTTGGCTATCCCGCTGCCAACCGAGATTGCACTGATCGATCCAACCCGGGATGAGAATGAGAATAGTGGAGAACCAGCGGAAAAGCATTTGGTGGAAAGTATGAATTCGGGGGATGCGGTTCAAACTGAAAATGAATCTACGGAAGAACCGATTCTGACACAGCCGAGTAGTAGTGCACCACCCGGAGTAGAGCCGGCGGTGGTTAATACAAGCGAACAACAAAAGATTACGAATGATCAGGAATCTTCAATGGATTACATCGTGGAAGCGGCCATGGTTTTCAGCAGGGCCGCCCAGGCAGAGGCCAATGGAAACTATAGGATTGCGTTTTCCGAATATAAAGCAGGAATTGATAAGCTGCTTTCCGGTGCGAAAA atGATGAGAACATCACACGAAAGACTATGGCAAAAGAGAAAACATGCAAATATGTGGCTCGGGCTGAAGAAATCTACGAAAAATATCTCCTGCATCAGGAGGGGGATGAGATTCTGAGTCCGATTTCAGTGGACAATCCAAGTTCACCGATTCAACTGCTGGAACGACCGCTAAATTATCTATCGCGATACAAAGTGGTCCGTGTGATCGAAGGGCGAATCATGCAGGTACAGGATGTCACGGATAAAACATTCTACATAATGAAAGGAATCCGGAAGCCACCCGGTGGATTCTCGCAAGCCTTCTTTCTGCCACACGACGTTCCGTATATGGTCCCACTGGCAGCATACTTTCAGTCGGAATCTAGTCTTTTCCTGCTGCTGAAATTGATCTGTGGTGGCAAGCTTTGGGATTATATTTTAAGTTACAGGCAACCGGAAGGTCTCGTAGTGGAAACGGAAGATGTCGAAACTGCGGTTGAGGAAACTAGTCCTGAACCGGAAATCAAAACGAATGAATCTTCAAATACTTCGGAGTCTAGCCaaaccaccggttacgattctgGTTTCATTGATCTCGTAAATGATTATAATAGTAAAAGTAGCCTAGATAGCCCAGCAGCAGAGACTGAACAAGTGCCCGAAAAAATAGAGGAAGGTTTGGAAGCAGTCAGTATTGATGAGGTGGATCGAGCAGAAGCGCCTCTAGGAGAACCATCGTCTTCTTCTTCCGGTTACATCACGTCGTTCGATGTCCTCTCCAAGGACATGGATGTAACGGATTTAGTTAGCTGCAGTCAGCAGCTACTGAAGGCGGTCTCTCACACACTGGAGCAATCTCAGAAACAACCGCCGGAGATTACGAGAGTGGCAGCGACAGAAAAGCCGGAGCAGAGTCAGAGTCTCACTGGGGCGATAAGCCGCCCTCAGATCGATACTAGTCAATTAGAATTAAGAGATGGTGCCGAAGCACACCCACTTCCGGAAGGGTGCATCAAACGGTGGATCAGCGAGCTTATCATTGCCGTTGACGCGCTGCATTTCAATGGAATTATTTGCGG AGATTTAACGATGGACAACCTGCTGCTCGGTGCGGAAGGTCAACTGATGCTGACGTACTTCTACCGGAAGGAAAAGTTCCCGAATGCGACCACGCTGACAACGCAGTTGCGACAGGATGCGGTCCAGAAGCTTTACGTGGCACCCGAGCGACCGCTGCAAGCCAAGTCGGACTTTTGGTCAATCGGAGTGATACTTTTTGAGATGCTCACAAGAAAATCTTTTCAGTCCTGTCACCCGGCGGGACTGCTTTGCTACCACGAGATTCAGTATCCGGAAGGGGTGAACATTTCCGACGAAGCGAAAGAACTGCTCGATGGG CTTCTTCAGTCTTTGCCGGAACATCGGTCCGACTTCAAAGAGATTATTGCGTGTTCATTCTTCCATACGATTGATTGGAGCGATGTGAAAAGACTAGGCCACACTTAA
- the LOC131429501 gene encoding ribosomal protein S6 kinase delta-1 isoform X2, whose amino-acid sequence MEFRIRKPLTWMHHFIISETRRQNGYTIYKITSIGLTSVTSWKRFSDVKKLYKELSQKHRERHLYGRIPAPTEKTYFKRFDPKVIEERKKYILELLDFAGQDPVLYLSHAFVKFFEQGISPEGSPVKGGNIAAICEDLAIPLPTEIALIDPTRDENENSGEPAEKHLVESMNSGDAVQTENESTEEPILTQPSSSAPPGVEPAVVNTSEQQKITNDQESSMDYIVEAAMVFSRAAQAEANGNYRIAFSEYKAGIDKLLSGAKNDENITRKTMAKEKTCKYVARAEEIYEKYLLHQEGDEILSPISVDNPSSPIQLLERPLNYLSRYKVVRVIEGRIMQVQDVTDKTFYIMKGIRKPPGGFSQAFFLPHDVPYMVPLAAYFQSESSLFLLLKLICGGKLWDYILSYRQPEGLVVETEDVETAVEETSPEPEIKTNESSNTSESSQTTGYDSGFIDLVNDYNSKSSLDSPAAETEQVPEKIEEGLEAVSIDEVDRAEAPLGEPSSSSSGYITSFDVLSKDMDVTDLVSCSQQLLKAVSHTLEQSQKQPPEITRVAATEKPEQSQSLTGAISRPQIDTSQLELRDGAEAHPLPEGCIKRWISELIIAVDALHFNGIICGDLTMDNLLLGAEGQLMLTYFYRKEKFPNATTLTTQLRQDAVQKLYVAPERPLQAKSDFWSIGVILFEMLTRKSFQSCHPAGLLCYHEIQYPEGVNISDEAKELLDGLLQSLPEHRSDFKEIIACSFFHTIDWSDVKRLGHT is encoded by the exons ATGGAGTTTCGAATAAGAAAACCTTTAACCTGGATGCATCATTTTATCATAAGTGAAACAAGAAGACAGAATGGATACACCATCTacaaaattacatcaata GGGCTTACCAGTGTCACCTCATGGAAGCGATTCAGCGACGTGAAAAAACTGTACAAGGAGCTGTCCCAAAAGCATCGCGAGCGACACCTTTACGGACGGATCCCCGCCCCGACGGAGAAAACCTATTTCAAAAGATTCGATCCGAAAGTGATTGAGGAACGCAAAAAGTACATTCTCGAATTACTGGATTTCGCCGGACAGGACCCGGTCCTGTATCTgtcgcatgcttttgtgaagttCTTTGAGCAGGGTATTTCACCGGAAGGTTCTCCCGTGAAAGGAGGCAACATTGCGGCCATTTGCGAAGATTTGGCTATCCCGCTGCCAACCGAGATTGCACTGATCGATCCAACCCGGGATGAGAATGAGAATAGTGGAGAACCAGCGGAAAAGCATTTGGTGGAAAGTATGAATTCGGGGGATGCGGTTCAAACTGAAAATGAATCTACGGAAGAACCGATTCTGACACAGCCGAGTAGTAGTGCACCACCCGGAGTAGAGCCGGCGGTGGTTAATACAAGCGAACAACAAAAGATTACGAATGATCAGGAATCTTCAATGGATTACATCGTGGAAGCGGCCATGGTTTTCAGCAGGGCCGCCCAGGCAGAGGCCAATGGAAACTATAGGATTGCGTTTTCCGAATATAAAGCAGGAATTGATAAGCTGCTTTCCGGTGCGAAAA atGATGAGAACATCACACGAAAGACTATGGCAAAAGAGAAAACATGCAAATATGTGGCTCGGGCTGAAGAAATCTACGAAAAATATCTCCTGCATCAGGAGGGGGATGAGATTCTGAGTCCGATTTCAGTGGACAATCCAAGTTCACCGATTCAACTGCTGGAACGACCGCTAAATTATCTATCGCGATACAAAGTGGTCCGTGTGATCGAAGGGCGAATCATGCAGGTACAGGATGTCACGGATAAAACATTCTACATAATGAAAGGAATCCGGAAGCCACCCGGTGGATTCTCGCAAGCCTTCTTTCTGCCACACGACGTTCCGTATATGGTCCCACTGGCAGCATACTTTCAGTCGGAATCTAGTCTTTTCCTGCTGCTGAAATTGATCTGTGGTGGCAAGCTTTGGGATTATATTTTAAGTTACAGGCAACCGGAAGGTCTCGTAGTGGAAACGGAAGATGTCGAAACTGCGGTTGAGGAAACTAGTCCTGAACCGGAAATCAAAACGAATGAATCTTCAAATACTTCGGAGTCTAGCCaaaccaccggttacgattctgGTTTCATTGATCTCGTAAATGATTATAATAGTAAAAGTAGCCTAGATAGCCCAGCAGCAGAGACTGAACAAGTGCCCGAAAAAATAGAGGAAGGTTTGGAAGCAGTCAGTATTGATGAGGTGGATCGAGCAGAAGCGCCTCTAGGAGAACCATCGTCTTCTTCTTCCGGTTACATCACGTCGTTCGATGTCCTCTCCAAGGACATGGATGTAACGGATTTAGTTAGCTGCAGTCAGCAGCTACTGAAGGCGGTCTCTCACACACTGGAGCAATCTCAGAAACAACCGCCGGAGATTACGAGAGTGGCAGCGACAGAAAAGCCGGAGCAGAGTCAGAGTCTCACTGGGGCGATAAGCCGCCCTCAGATCGATACTAGTCAATTAGAATTAAGAGATGGTGCCGAAGCACACCCACTTCCGGAAGGGTGCATCAAACGGTGGATCAGCGAGCTTATCATTGCCGTTGACGCGCTGCATTTCAATGGAATTATTTGCGG AGATTTAACGATGGACAACCTGCTGCTCGGTGCGGAAGGTCAACTGATGCTGACGTACTTCTACCGGAAGGAAAAGTTCCCGAATGCGACCACGCTGACAACGCAGTTGCGACAGGATGCGGTCCAGAAGCTTTACGTGGCACCCGAGCGACCGCTGCAAGCCAAGTCGGACTTTTGGTCAATCGGAGTGATACTTTTTGAGATGCTCACAAGAAAATCTTTTCAGTCCTGTCACCCGGCGGGACTGCTTTGCTACCACGAGATTCAGTATCCGGAAGGGGTGAACATTTCCGACGAAGCGAAAGAACTGCTCGATGGG CTTCTTCAGTCTTTGCCGGAACATCGGTCCGACTTCAAAGAGATTATTGCGTGTTCATTCTTCCATACGATTGATTGGAGCGATGTGAAAAGACTAGGCCACACTTAA